A segment of the Lineus longissimus chromosome 11, tnLinLong1.2, whole genome shotgun sequence genome:
GACACGCTCGAAAGTCATGTTCGCACCTTGGACACGCTTGGGAAAGATCAATCATCATACGGGGACTTTCTTGTGTCCATTGTGTTGGATAAACTACCCACGTCCACCAAGCAACAGCTTGCTCGGGATCATGGTTCCTGTGAATGGTCATTACCCGACCTACGCGTAGCTTTGGGAGCAGAAATCGAAGCTCTTGAGGCAGGTGACGTATCAGCAGATAGTTCGTCTGCCTGTTCAGGATACAGCTCGGAACTGCAAAGCACAGCAGCTTTTCATACCAACGTCAAATCGCAACGGAAACCGTACTGTGCATTCTGTAAAGGGACGCATTACTCAGGAGAGTGCACGGTGTATGCTAAACCTGCTGATCGCTTGACTCAGACGCGGAAACTTCAACTTTGCTTCAACTGCCTTGGTCGTCATAAAATCAAGGACTGCAAGTCAAAGTTTACGTGTCGCAAATGTAAGAAGAGACATCACACTGCCATTTGTTCGGGGTCAAGACCTGATGAGAAGGAAACAAACTCTAATAACCAAAACACAACGCAACAATCAGAACGAGAAACGACCGAGTCTGAAGAAACTGTTCAGTCAGTCACAACAGGCTGTACAGACGAAATGACTGTCACCCACGTAGGGAAATCCGGGTCTGTTTTACTGAAAACAGCTGTGACGGACGTCTCGTCCTCAACAGCGTCATGCAAGGCGACCATCCTATTCGACGAGGGATCGACACGCTCTTTCATCACCACGGAATTAGCAGAGAAGCTGAGTGCAACGTCGAATGGTTCTCACACGCTTTCCCTTACCACATTTGGGGGTAAGCCAGGCTCAGCTAGAAAGTTCGACGAAGTAACTTTCTCCGTACATACGATTTCCGGTGAGAAGATGCAGATGTCAGCATTGGTTGTACCTCGCATATCGCAAATGAACAATCGCATCAACTCATCGCTACTTTCGTTACCTCACCTACAGGGATTAACTCTCGCCCATCCGATCTCAAACGTCGATTCATTACAAATCACGCTTTTGATTGGAGCTGATTTCTTCTGGGACTTCGTAGAGGATCACGTAATTCGGGGCCCAGGACCTACTGCTGTTCGCTCTAAACTTGGCTATCTTCTCTCGGGACATCTACATTCGCAAACTAAAGACTCTCAAGCCTTATCGCATGTGATTTCAACAGATACGAGCCAAGATGTGAGTGATTATCAGCAGTACTGGGATCTTGAAACGATAGGAATCAAAGATGATCCCTGTCGGGCCATGGCGGATGACACTGATCGTTACAAGTCATTCTGCAAGACTCACTTGCGCCACGATGGCACACGCTATGTGGCTAGTCTTCCTTGGAAGGAAAATCACAATCCGCTACCAACCAACTATGACGTTTGTGTGAAACGCACACGAAACACGATTCAAAGACTTAGTTCTGAATTACGTCGCACTTACGATAGCATTATTCAGGATCAAGTCGCACGTGGATTTATTGAAGAAGTCATAGGCGATGATCTAACTAGTGGTCACTACTTACCACACCACGCGGTTATGAGATCTGATTCAACAACAACGCCAATCAGAATCGTGTATGATTGCAGCTGTAAGGTCGGCGATGCACCGTCGCTGAATGACTGTTTAGAGACCGGTCCTCCCTTACAGAATGACTTAGCCGCCATTCTGCTGAGGTTTCGTTTACATCAACATGCTTTCACAGCAGACATCGAGAAGGCATTTCTCAATGTAGGACTTGCCGAAGAGGACAGAAAGTTCACAAAGTTCTTGTGGTTGAGTGACGTCAGCAACCCGGACAGTGCTCTTCGCGTATTCCAGTTTAAAGTAGTACTGTTCGGAGCTATCTCATCGCCATTTATCTTGAACGCTGCAGTGCGATCTCATCTCGAGGAACAAGATAGCACTACATCTTGGGACATACGTAACAACATCTATGTGGACAATTTAGCTAGTGGGACTGACACGGTGCCACAAGCTGTTAGTTATTACAAGGActcgaggaacgagatgcacgtCGGTGGCTGGAACATTCGTGCATGGGCCTCTAACTGCCCAGAGGTCGTGAACTGTGCAAAACGTGACAATGTCCTGAGTTCTGACACTAATGTCAAAGTGTTAGGCATGTATTGGGACACAGAAGAGGATACATTGCATTACTCCAAGTGGAATCACAAACCACCAGACATTGAAGCTTTGGTGACCAAacgtgacgtcaccaaggtCATTAGTTCGATATTTGATCCTCTAGGATACCTCACGCCCGTTCATGTCAAGGGGAAGGTATTCCTACAAGAACTCTGGAAACGTAAACTGTCGTGGGATGAGCCTCTTCCCGAGGATTTAGCGAAATCCTGGGTGACCATTTCTCAGGAATTAGCTGAGGCCTACCAAACGAGCGATATACCACGGAAGCTGTTCGAGACTGTTGATAAAGAAGGAGGATCATACGAGTTGCATGTCTTCGCGGACTCTAGCAT
Coding sequences within it:
- the LOC135496146 gene encoding uncharacterized protein LOC135496146; amino-acid sequence: MTDKEKAAERLAFSRRSHRGQLTKLTKRADEFIENFDELSDDELDKLESTMDSIRSKINFLKQLDEELLELIPTKDLEEAVVTFDDYLLDVQENYDVLQMRLKRSRGRCTRKTTSDPTTKDKSNCRLPKLDLETFSGDNLLWQTFIDRFIASVHNNSKLEDIEKFQYLKRQLKGEAARTIHGLALTNLNYAHAMEILRKRYGQRHKIVAATMKALMELPVTTSADAKGLRHFYDTLESHVRTLDTLGKDQSSYGDFLVSIVLDKLPTSTKQQLARDHGSCEWSLPDLRVALGAEIEALEAGDVSADSSSACSGYSSELQSTAAFHTNVKSQRKPYCAFCKGTHYSGECTVYAKPADRLTQTRKLQLCFNCLGRHKIKDCKSKFTCRKCKKRHHTAICSGSRPDEKETNSNNQNTTQQSERETTESEETVQSVTTGCTDEMTVTHVGKSGSVLLKTAVTDVSSSTASCKATILFDEGSTRSFITTELAEKLSATSNGSHTLSLTTFGGKPGSARKFDEVTFSVHTISGEKMQMSALVVPRISQMNNRINSSLLSLPHLQGLTLAHPISNVDSLQITLLIGADFFWDFVEDHVIRGPGPTAVRSKLGYLLSGHLHSQTKDSQALSHVISTDTSQDVSDYQQYWDLETIGIKDDPCRAMADDTDRYKSFCKTHLRHDGTRYVASLPWKENHNPLPTNYDVCVKRTRNTIQRLSSELRRTYDSIIQDQVARGFIEEVIGDDLTSGHYLPHHAVMRSDSTTTPIRIVYDCSCKVGDAPSLNDCLETGPPLQNDLAAILLRFRLHQHAFTADIEKAFLNVGLAEEDRKFTKFLWLSDVSNPDSALRVFQFKVVLFGAISSPFILNAAVRSHLEEQDSTTSWDIRNNIYVDNLASGTDTVPQAVSYYKDSRNEMHVGGWNIRAWASNCPEVVNCAKRDNVLSSDTNVKVLGMYWDTEEDTLHYSKWNHKPPDIEALVTKRDVTKVISSIFDPLGYLTPVHVKGKVFLQELWKRKLSWDEPLPEDLAKSWVTISQELAEAYQTSDIPRKLFETVDKEGGSYELHVFADSSIKSYGACTYLVRGSEVSLVMAKSRVVPMKSMTMPRLELTAALVGSRLLAYVHESLRPYIDIGHSVLWSDSQIVIGWLHSEKQLPTFVANRVKEIRSYDMINEIRYCPTQDNPADVITRGLTADNLRHATLWWKGPHWLCTETWPENVEYLDSHAQSVNSDAADRSSESLRTQPETELVTTVSEVTEPTDISNIIDLDKFNSYTALLRVSALVLRFVSNLRLCHLQESHGRSLPQEMISDNAMTFLSSSDILSTYLANHRVKWTFIKKRAAWYGGFYERLIGLTKSVLKKALGRRLLTLEELQTVVAEIAAVLNDRPITFQSTEVGDLEPLTPSHFLNGRVLTKGTLGLPLFDLEEVDDPSFGFSTSLMQRRIMLMAKLQKEFWNRWSSEYLSALRERDRGMGKGTLRNQIGINDVVLIQDENQNRVKWHMGKVTELHYGNDGLVRSVSLKTARGHTNRPIVKLIHLESSDCQSEDTPDTDVEDNSSARLRRQAAIAARDRIRNMSD